CGCCCGGGACTAAATCCTCGGCCGGCAAAATAAACGTCGTAGCCCGCCGCCCCCTCCTGAATCTCGCTTGATCTCCAAGGTCGTTGACGATTTCTGACAATGGACCGGCGCCAAGTTGTCTTCCATCTGGATCGGTCAATAGTAGGCTCGCGAGTCGGCCATTGCCGTCGACTAGCACCTCAAGCAACACGCTTCCTTCCGATGAGTCAGCTCGAATAAATGGCTCGTGCGAACGATCGTCCTTCAAAACCGTGTCAAGAAAGGCGACGCTTTGACGCGACATCGTCGGTTGAATGTGTTGGAAGTCCGGATTGCAGGGTGACTGCAGGTTCCATTCACTTCGGTCTGGCAACACATCAAGAAACTCCTGCGGAGGATCAGCCGCCAGAATCTGGTCGCCAATCTGGCAGATCGAAGTACGGAAGGACACGTTATCCACTTCGCTAAAATCTAAGCCGTAGAAGGGCTGCACCGATGGAAGACGATCCAAAACGGTCGTCGTGCGGGCATGCCCCCCCGCCATCGCGAGTGTGGGCAAATCGATAACTTCATTGTTTGGGACCAGGCTATCCAATAACAAGATTGCCCGAACGCGATCGTCGGCTGGCACTTCATCATTGCCGGTAATCGCTAACACGGTGACGTCCCCGCCATGCGAATAGCCTCCCATTGCGGTCGCCGCCAGATCAATCGCACCAAAGAACGCGTCGTCAGGGTTCTCGTTCTTGGCCGTTACGGAGTCGAGCAGAAACTGCATCTCCGCCGCGGGCGGTCGTTCGTATTTGTGTTGGGGAGCTACGACGACGTATCCGTGGCTGGCGAGTGACTCGGCGAGCATTGTGTAGCCGCCAGGGTTTCCCTCATGCCCGTGCGAAAGCGCCACCAGGGGGAATGGGCCGGCTGTAGACACCGGCACATCATGAAATCCACCGAGAAGTGTCCGCGGATACAAGAATCGCCCTCCGCTATGGTCAAAATACCCTTGGCTCGGCTCGCCGGACGCGTTTTCTGGATCGACCGGATACCAAAAAAGGTTTGTGAACGAATGATCGCCCCCAACGGCCTCGACAATTTGTGAACCAATTGCGAAGTCGCCTAATAAATCCGGTCCCTCGTTACCGTGGACATGCTGGCAGGCTGAGAGAAAAACGAGTAACCCGGTAAAACGGAGAGACAATTGAGTCATGCCATTTTTCTTTCTATGCGATCATTCATATCGTCAAGTTCGCGCCCGAAAGCGCACATACTCGAACGTTATCCGACGTTGCCTTCCAATACGGCATCGCCCGATCAACAAAAAAGGCACGAAGCGTCCGCGACCACCGCTGGAAACTTCGTGCCGTCTTTGTTGGAATTAGCGCTCTCCGCCTTTTGATTGACTGCATCAACCTACCATGGCCGACCTAAACTGCAACGTAAATTCCGGGGCATTCTTTGTTGCATCGCCGAATCCACCGTCGGACAGTGTTTAATATGTTCGACCACCTTGACAACTTTGGCGGCAACTCCCGCTGCCTATTCTTGTCTGGGATGCGAGTTAGTTCGCGAAAAGGGCGCTCGGACCAGGTTTGTATACTACTGGTAGGCAGTCTCATTCGTCGATGCCACGCTCGACCATTTCCAATTCGGGCAATCCGTCGCCGATGTCGGCAACGGTGTACAACAACCGGTCTGGATTCTTCGCAGTCCAATCTGCGGCCTTATCCCGCAAAAACTTCCGTAGTGATAGTTTCATTATTATTCCTGGTAGTTTGGTCAGTGCGCCGGTGCGGTCAAATTATTCAGCCGAACGGCATCTCAAGTCCTGTTCACGAGTTTTGGCTAGTCAGATTCTCAAATCTGGGTCGGTTGATTTCAGGCCAAAGGTGCGAGATGCTGTGGATTTTGCGAGTTGAGAATCTGGTGACGCCATGGAGTTCGTACTGCAGCCCTGGCACGTTGCTTTCGTCTTCGTTTCTGCTTGGGTGAATCAGCGTCAGCAACAGATCATCGAGTTTCAAAATGTACAGATCGAGGCCCTGCTCAAGAAATTTGGCAAACAACGAGTGCTTTTGACTGATGGGCAACGGCGGCTGTTGGCCGTCAAAGGGAAGGCACTCGGCCGCCAGGCGCTGACCGATACTGACCACGATCGTAACGCCAGATACGATTCTCTGCTGGCATCGACAACTCGTAGCGCAGAAATGGGATTACTCTGATCGTCGGAAGAAGCCAGGTCGGCCGCGTGTCCGTCAGGTCATCGTAGACCTCGTGCTGCGGTTCGCGAAAGAAAACCCAAGTTGGGGTTTTGATAGAATCCAAGGTGCGCTGGCAAATGTCGGTTATCGGATCAGCGACACGACGGTTCGTAGTATTTTCAAAGCCCACGGCGTGGACCCCCGCACCGGATCGTCAGCGCACAGGGTCCTGGAGTACTTTTCTGAAAGCGCATTGGAATGTGTTGGCCGCCATCGACTTCACCACCATCGAAGTCTGGACCAAGGGCGGACTGGTGACGTTTTACTTGCTGTTTGTCATGGAGCTCAAGACGCGACGCGTCCACTTTGTCGGATGCACACCAAATCCCAATGAAGCCTGAATGAAACAGAACGCCCGTGAATTGACCAATTTCGAAGATGGATTTCTCAGTGGCAAGCAGTACATTCTCATGGACCGTAACGGCAAGTTCTGGCCGACGTTCCGTGACTTCCTGAATACCGAAGGCACTCAGCCACTGAGGCTGCCTCCGCGAAGTCCCGATTTGCACGCGCACATCGAGCGGTTCATGAGAAGCATCAAATCGGAATGTCTTTCACGCATGATCTTCTTCGGCGAGACGTCGCTACGGCGAGCTATGAATGCTTACATCCGCCATTACCATCTCGAGAGGAATCATCAGGGATTGGACAACCAGATCATTGACCCCAGCAGCGAGATCGGGCATTCGGTCGGCAAGATCGAATGTCGCGAGCGGCTCGGAGGACTGCTGAAGTATTACTATTGTGATGCGGCCTGAGCGAGTCAGTAATGTTTCGTTGGTTCAAGACACAGTTGGTTACCTGGTTGGACGAAAAGCAGCGAGGCGAGGTCGCCAGGTTGCAGCAGAAAGCGATGCGATTGAAAACAGAGGTGGAACGGAAAACCGGGAAACCGATTCAGTTGACACCGGAGCAACGACGTCTCTTGGCCGAGAAAGCGAAAGGACTCGATCCAGAGACAATCAAGCAGATCTCCGTTTTTGATCCCGAGCATCTCTCACTGTCGGATCACGATACCGATCCGGCCGAGAATCACTGATGTCAAACACTCTAACTTGAGTCAGCCTATCAGGTTTTCTGTTCGGTCGAGTTTTTTCGCCCTACGGCGAGAAGACCGAGGGCACCCATTGCCAGCATAATGACGGTGGAGGGTTCGGGGACCGGCGTGAAATCCAAGGCGATAAGCCGGACAGAAGCATAATGCCCTTGAGTCGCTAGCGGCTCGGCATCTGAGCCATCGAGATTCGCGCGCGTGATTGTGCTTGTGTTCCGAGCTTCATCATTCTCCGCAAAGTACATCTGCCCTGCGGCAAGGTCCAAAGCTAGTCCCTGCGGAAAGCCAATTCCAGACAAGACGGTCTGAACATTTTCGCCAGAAAGTGATGCGGACATAATGCTATTGTGGGTTGCCGAATGCAGATTGAAGTACATCTTGTCGTGGGCCGTATCCAATGCGAAACCATTGGTAATGTATTCGTGTGGAGGTGAGAGAGTTACAAGATCCTCGACTTGTGTTCCGTCCAGGTTCGCCCGTTGGATCTTCCGTGTATGTCGATCAACCCAGTAGACCTTTTCGGCCCGCACGTCGAGCCTGACCGTGTACGGGTATTTCAATCCGGTTGTAACCAGATCTTCGATATTGGTGCCGTCCAAATTCGCCCGTTGGATCTTATCCGTATCCTTGTCGCTCCAGTACATCTTCCCGTTTTCCGAATCCAGTGCGAGCCCTCGTGGCCCCAATATGCCTGTGGTCACCAGATCCTCGACTTCAGATCCATCGAGGTTCGCTCGCTGGATCTTGTCCGAGCCGTAGTCAGCCCAGTAGATCTTGTCAGCGGTCGTGTCGAGTGCCACGCCCCTGGCCTTTGTCAGACCGGATACCAGAATCTCGCTGTTGCTCCCATCCAAATCAGCACGCCAAATTTCGTGTTTCTGGGTCCAATAGATACCATCTGCAAACGCCACACGCGGGGTGAAAGTAGCCTGCGACCATAAGGCCAGCAGCAGGCCCGCTAGGATTGCCTTTCGCATTTCACTTGCTCCACAGAATCGAGAAAAGTGCCGAGCGTCAATTAGATCTGAAAGTCTCACCTAAAACTCGCATTTTACCTTAACTACCTTTCCTCACCCATAACACCCCCGCTCGCTGGGGGGATATTACCTTCCCCTCCGCAGAGAGAAAGGCGATTTCCAGCGGCCCCCCGAAAACACGCTCTCGCTCAGGCCGCGTTGTATCCACCCCTTCGGTTCCGTAGGCCAGTCCACGAAATCCGCGGACCTTCTCCTCGGGGCGACTCAACTGTTTTAGAATTGGGAACTTAGAACTTCCGTCCCTGCACGCCGGTCAGCGTGTCGAATTCCAGTTTTTAGTGTCGTTTAGCATCTTTTGACATGTATTCTGTCCCGGATTCTGTCCCGAAAACGACCATCGGTCTTTCCGTGAACTTGCTCGAATTCGCGGCATTCAGTGGGGTTCCAATAATGTGCAACCCCGACAGAAACTAACTACAACGAGCCTATCGCCGTGACGAAAATATTCCATCCCCTACTCGCCTTAGTCGCCTCAGCGCCCATTAGCAAATTCAACGCATCGATCGCCGCAAGACGAATATCCGCGTCCTCATCCTTCAGCATGTCGACCAACTTCGGAATCGCAGACGCTGCCTCGGCCCCCATATTCTCTCGGGAATGAATTGCTGCCTCACGAACCTCCACGGTCTCGTCGTTCAACGCCTCGATTAGCTTCGACACCGTCGTCTTGGTCGGCAATCCTAAATTCGTAATCGCATCCATAGACGCAACGTGGACATCCGTATTCTCATCAATTGTTGCTTCAATCAGAGCCGATATTGTCGCTGGTTCCGACGCTCGCATCCGATCAAGTGCAACGGCAGCCTCCCGACGAACAGCCCAATGACTGTCCTTCATCGCCGTTGCCACAGCGGCACGCGCCGCCGATCCTAAGCCACTGAGGGAGTTGATAGCCGCCACTGAGCGGGACTGACCTGCCGACCGTGTTTTTCTCTATTCGTCGATAGGTACCTTGTAGGTAAGGGCACCAATAACGAGGCCCTTCTTGTCCATGTCGTAGTTGTCGTGGCACATCGTGCACTTTTCCAGACGACAGGGATCGGCGTCGCGGCGAGCAAGTAGCGTTTACCATCGGCTTTGATCACCTTTTCGACGAATGGCTTGCCGGTCTTAAGTTGCTTAACGGCCTGCTTTTCGAAATCGGACTTCGCGACGTTTTCATCGCCGTAAGGCTCGCCGGTCGCGTCGACGAGACGCACTTCGTGCCACCCGTTCTTCTTTGCGATCTCGAAAAGCTTCTTGAAGGCAGTGCCTGCGGGCACGTCTTCGTCGCCTTCGACATAGTGTTTTGTGACGAGCACGATGCTGTCCTTATAGATACCATCGAGCATCTGTACTTGCCGACGAGTTCGGTCAACGGCTTTGACGGTACTTGATTTGCTTTTTGCTGCTTCAGTTGAAGGGGCCTTTTGGGCCAAGAGATTTTCGCAATAAGATCCAAGAAGCACGACACTGAGACCTACCAATACAAACGAAATCCTTGCAAACATAGCTATACGCCTCCAATCTCAATCTCGAGAATTGAAAGCCCACCCTTTCTGCGACCTCGATAGAGTTGCGCGATCGAGGTAGAACCCAGCACCTCGTAAAACGCACTTTCCGCATGCATCAGTAAGCGTCGAAGGTGACAACCTGGTTCCATCGGGCAGAACGAGGCATCTTGAAAACAATCCAAGACACCCACACTTCCTTCCATTGCTTCAATGACCTCACGAACCGTGATCGCCGACGCATCCTTTGCCAGTGCAATGCCGCCGCCACGTCCAGGATACGTTCGCACGTAGCCAAGTCGCGCCAACTGCTGAAGTACTTTCACCAAATGGTCTTAGGAAAAACCAAATGCGTTGGATATTTCTTCCGCAGTCGACTTCCGGTCAGCATGGCCCAGAAAAATTCATGCTCGTAGTGCATAGTCCGTTTGTAATCGAAGCTTCATGGTTAAGGTGGGCTCGATGACACCAAATTGGATCGCAAAGCAGTCAAACAAGTATTACTTTACCACTTTCGATGCTGTGCGGGTCTTTTTGTGGTTGCGTCTTTCGATCATACGCACCTTCGCCTTCGAATTCAAAGTGCAACCAAGCCCAGCGCAAGGTCCGAAAAGTGTGTCAGCACGACCTCAGAAGCGCGACAATTCAGAGAACTCCGACTAGCGATGCATGATGTCGTTGCCGGGGCGTGAGCGAAAAAGGTGTCAGGTACCTTTTTGGCGAATTAGAAACTTTGAAATTTGATAGGCGTGCTCGTTCTTGTGCAAAGCAGACGCGGTCACAAAAAGGTGCCTGCACTGTTTCAGCTCGTTGTTCACGGCCTCGTGTTTCCTCAAGGCATGTGCTTGTTTTCACGATCCCGATAGCCGTTACACCTCGACAAAACGCGAAAATCTACTACTGTCCAAACAGTGATTACGCCGAATCGGATTAGGCACCGATGGTGGAATGCACGCCAGTATGAACGCTTACGCAATCGCCGAGACACGGCCATCAGCAAAAACAAACGCCTTACCATTGCCACATTTGCATGACGAAGAAGCGCATGATCATTACAATAGTTCTCGCGGTTTGGTTCGCAATGACTATCGCGGTGCTTGCCATCAGCCAGCGCCCTCTACGTAGCGTAGACACTGTCCGAGCGATCCGAGGTGAAGGGGTAGCGCGTGGCATGGGGTGGGCGACGCTCTGCTTCGGCTGGTGGGTCGCCATACCTCAGTGTGAACAAGTCTTTTTAGATTTCGATACGACGCTTCCAGCTCAGACACTATGGTTGGTAAAAACAAGTCACCTGGCGTCGCAGTACTCTTACTTCCTAATTCCTTCCTTCGTATTTGCGATTGCCCTAGGTGTGAGTATTTTTGGAGCGTTGCATCGCAACGAGAAATCTAAGTTGGGTGCGAAAACGTTCTCAGCTTCAATCACTGGAGCTCTCATGCTTGGCATTCTGATTTCCATGTGGGCGGCCACACTGCCACTTATCGGAACTTTTTGACTTCTCTTCTGACCCGGATCCAATTGGCATGCCGGCGCGAATGGTTAACGTTGAATTGCTCTCGCTCACTATGCGCACCCATTCGCCAACGAGGTCAATTCGCAGGGATCATCGAAGCGCAAGAACTTGAGAATCTTAATCGACGTAGTACATTCTTGACCTTTAGCAGTTCCCATCTTCATTTGGGATCGACTAAAGATTATTACTGCATGGGTCGTGTAATGTGGCGCAAATAGCCGTCGCGTTTGTGGTTGCCCTCGCGATTTACGGCGTACTGTTCGCGCTGGCCATTAAAGCATCAAAACGTGCTTCGAACCCAATCAGTGCAGTTATCATCAAGGTATTGATCGACCTACTGTCCTTCGGATCACTGCTTGGTTGATTCGCCCATGAGCTCGATTAGTGGTAAACAAAATGCGATGCCAGGACGCGAAATCGACCCGATCGCTTCGGCAGGGCGGATATGATCCCATCCATGCCCAGGAAGATCGCTAATCGCCCTTACGAGAGTATCATGCCGCAGACCAGTCGCTGCGTTCAACCGAACTGGTCCTCTGCTCAATTCTAGGCAAGTAACTGAGAACTCCACCTCCAGTCACTTCAGAACTCGCAAGCCTTGTCTCGATATCACGTAGATAAATTCCAGGTGGAATTGCGAACGAATTCTAACGGCTTGGTGGCGTCAGCTTCCTGGGATTCTGAAATGCCTTGTCTCGAAACATGTCTTCGAGAAGAGGTTTTATTTGCTCCGCTCCCCAACGGCTAAGGTGATGTCGGTCTCGGTACACACCACGTCCTTCGTAGTAATTGATGGTCATTTGGTTTGAGTCGAACAAGAGCGGAGCAGGGTCGACAAATCGTACGATATCCGGATCAAGTTCACGGAAAAGCTGCTCGATCTTTGCGGTACGCGCCTGATGATCAGCGAGAGATGTCTTCTGGCTG
This region of Pirellulaceae bacterium genomic DNA includes:
- a CDS encoding integrase core domain-containing protein: MKQNARELTNFEDGFLSGKQYILMDRNGKFWPTFRDFLNTEGTQPLRLPPRSPDLHAHIERFMRSIKSECLSRMIFFGETSLRRAMNAYIRHYHLERNHQGLDNQIIDPSSEIGHSVGKIECRERLGGLLKYYYCDAA
- a CDS encoding DUF5050 domain-containing protein, which encodes MRKAILAGLLLALWSQATFTPRVAFADGIYWTQKHEIWRADLDGSNSEILVSGLTKARGVALDTTADKIYWADYGSDKIQRANLDGSEVEDLVTTGILGPRGLALDSENGKMYWSDKDTDKIQRANLDGTNIEDLVTTGLKYPYTVRLDVRAEKVYWVDRHTRKIQRANLDGTQVEDLVTLSPPHEYITNGFALDTAHDKMYFNLHSATHNSIMSASLSGENVQTVLSGIGFPQGLALDLAAGQMYFAENDEARNTSTITRANLDGSDAEPLATQGHYASVRLIALDFTPVPEPSTVIMLAMGALGLLAVGRKNSTEQKT
- a CDS encoding HEAT repeat domain-containing protein, translated to MKDSHWAVRREAAVALDRMRASEPATISALIEATIDENTDVHVASMDAITNLGLPTKTTVSKLIEALNDETVEVREAAIHSRENMGAEAASAIPKLVDMLKDEDADIRLAAIDALNLLMGAEATKASRGWNIFVTAIGSL
- a CDS encoding Rrf2 family transcriptional regulator → MKVLQQLARLGYVRTYPGRGGGIALAKDASAITVREVIEAMEGSVGVLDCFQDASFCPMEPGCHLRRLLMHAESAFYEVLGSTSIAQLYRGRRKGGLSILEIEIGGV